From one Idiomarina sp. X4 genomic stretch:
- a CDS encoding bifunctional acetyl-CoA hydrolase/transferase family protein/GNAT family N-acetyltransferase, producing the protein MTETKINWSNVLKSGQRIFIGSHAAVPTALIDDLIENSKDLHDIEIVQLMTLSDNKWAEPQYQQLFKVNTFFIGGGTIRKAVNEGRADYTPSFISDIPNLFNNGILPLDAALIMVAPGDKYGYHSMGVSVDVVAAAAKSAKTVIAQVNPQMPVTYGQSFLHENQINYFWEHSSPLPELAPPEHDNSKIIERIGQYISLLVEDGATLQVGIGNICAAALRYLSNHKDLGIHSELITDDVMHLMLKGVINNRKKTFHPNKIVTSFCMGSKALYDFVDHNPHVGFYPSEYVNSPANVARNDKLVAINSAIEVDLTGQIVSDSIGHQFYSGIGGQVDFSRGASLSKGGKPVIALPSTTNDGKVSRIVPFIREGAGVVTTRGHVHYVVTEFGVASLRGKSIRERALELIRVAHPKFRNHLLQEVRKHYWVPHYQQQTPVDVPELGDIGFKKLQINGESFDLRPLYPSDERRLQEFFYSHTKETLQLRYNAVPTSMSREKSCNLVSVDQSKDLALCIVHQKGSAVQIQAVGRYYYIESQNSCEVAFVTREKYQGRGMAGKLLDEMIRIARERGLDSMQAYVLAANKPMLSVFERGGFKRLPSEEPGDVLLKLDLIEGSE; encoded by the coding sequence ATGACAGAAACAAAGATAAATTGGTCAAACGTTCTAAAATCGGGTCAGCGCATTTTTATCGGCTCTCATGCGGCCGTGCCAACGGCGTTAATTGACGACCTAATTGAGAACTCAAAAGACCTGCACGATATTGAAATTGTGCAGCTTATGACGCTGTCCGACAACAAATGGGCAGAGCCCCAGTATCAGCAACTGTTTAAGGTGAATACGTTTTTCATTGGCGGAGGCACAATTCGCAAAGCCGTTAATGAAGGTCGAGCCGACTACACGCCCAGCTTTATTTCAGACATCCCCAACCTGTTCAATAATGGTATTTTGCCATTAGATGCGGCGTTGATTATGGTTGCTCCGGGCGATAAGTATGGCTATCACTCAATGGGTGTATCCGTTGATGTGGTAGCGGCTGCAGCTAAATCCGCAAAAACCGTGATTGCTCAGGTTAACCCGCAAATGCCGGTCACTTACGGACAGTCGTTTTTACACGAAAATCAAATTAACTACTTTTGGGAACATTCGTCGCCACTGCCTGAGTTAGCACCTCCAGAGCACGACAACAGTAAAATTATTGAGCGTATTGGTCAGTATATTTCCCTGTTAGTCGAAGACGGTGCTACTTTGCAGGTCGGTATTGGCAATATTTGTGCAGCCGCTTTGAGATACCTCAGTAATCATAAAGATTTAGGCATTCACAGCGAACTGATTACCGACGATGTCATGCACTTAATGTTGAAAGGTGTCATTAATAACCGCAAGAAAACCTTTCACCCGAATAAAATTGTGACCAGTTTCTGCATGGGCTCAAAAGCCCTATACGACTTTGTTGATCATAACCCTCATGTCGGCTTCTACCCGAGTGAGTACGTCAACTCACCCGCTAACGTCGCACGTAATGATAAGTTAGTGGCCATCAACAGCGCTATTGAAGTCGATTTAACCGGACAAATTGTGTCGGACTCTATTGGTCACCAATTTTACAGCGGTATTGGCGGACAAGTCGACTTCAGTCGAGGGGCTTCCTTAAGTAAAGGCGGGAAACCAGTTATTGCTCTCCCCTCTACCACAAACGACGGGAAAGTCTCACGCATCGTACCATTTATAAGAGAAGGGGCCGGCGTCGTTACAACTCGTGGACACGTACATTACGTTGTCACAGAATTTGGAGTTGCTTCATTGCGCGGTAAAAGCATCCGCGAGCGGGCACTTGAACTTATTCGCGTAGCGCACCCGAAGTTTCGTAATCACCTGCTTCAAGAAGTCCGTAAGCATTACTGGGTACCGCATTATCAACAGCAAACCCCGGTCGATGTGCCAGAGCTTGGCGACATTGGCTTCAAAAAACTACAAATTAATGGCGAGAGTTTTGACTTACGTCCGTTATACCCGTCGGATGAACGTCGTCTGCAGGAGTTTTTCTACTCGCACACCAAAGAAACGCTGCAATTGCGATACAACGCCGTGCCCACCAGCATGAGTCGTGAAAAGTCCTGTAACTTAGTCAGCGTCGATCAGTCCAAAGACTTAGCACTTTGTATTGTTCACCAGAAAGGCTCTGCAGTTCAGATTCAGGCGGTTGGGCGTTACTACTATATCGAGTCGCAAAATAGCTGTGAGGTCGCTTTTGTCACTCGCGAGAAATACCAGGGCCGCGGCATGGCGGGCAAGCTCTTAGATGAAATGATCCGCATAGCACGGGAGCGTGGCCTGGACAGTATGCAAGCCTACGTATTAGCTGCCAATAAACCCATGCTGAGTGTGTTTGAACGGGGCGGCTTTAAGCGCCTCCCCAGTGAAGAGCCCGGTGACGTTTTGCTAAAACTCGACCTTATAGAGGGCAGTGAATAA